Proteins encoded in a region of the Pseudomonas shahriarae genome:
- a CDS encoding chitin-binding domain-containing protein, with the protein MFMNCSRVNPQGHTLYKIALGLLMAVFIGGCKTPPPEPREPPCTQAGYFKSTDRVGGFYRCVYDKEIQRWIQYPFTCPVGLEFDERVTACVRP; encoded by the coding sequence ATGTTTATGAACTGCTCTCGCGTCAATCCCCAAGGCCACACCCTCTATAAAATCGCATTGGGCTTACTTATGGCGGTTTTTATCGGGGGCTGTAAAACACCACCTCCGGAACCACGCGAACCTCCTTGTACTCAGGCGGGGTATTTTAAAAGTACTGACAGAGTCGGGGGGTTCTACCGATGTGTGTATGACAAAGAGATCCAGCGTTGGATTCAGTATCCTTTTACATGTCCCGTCGGGCTGGAGTTTGACGAGCGTGTGACCGCATGTGTGAGGCCCTGA
- a CDS encoding AraC family transcriptional regulator: MSRATRITDPSYELMDDHNGLSIIYRQHGFPCPLVRWHFHKEYELHLIVASSGKVFIGDYIGNFHPQSLFLTGPNLPHNWISQVEEDEVVPKRDMLVNFTDELLEGGSQVFTELKSLSPLLERAQYGIEFRCQKTIAQALTLMQRIEDTHGMARLGHFFVLLEALCACEDYQVLSGGATAQLADEHSIDRTNRAVDYIFAHYARELSLEEVAHYLGMKPTYFSRVFKQATGRTFIEFVNRLRISKSCELLADGDKAVTDVCFESGFNNISNFNRRFQQLKGMTPSHYRRLAVQRLTEQNLA, encoded by the coding sequence ATGAGCCGAGCAACGCGCATCACCGACCCTTCCTACGAGTTGATGGACGATCACAACGGCCTGTCCATCATCTATCGCCAGCATGGCTTCCCCTGCCCGCTGGTGCGCTGGCACTTCCACAAGGAGTACGAGTTGCACCTGATTGTCGCCAGCTCCGGCAAGGTGTTTATCGGCGACTATATCGGCAACTTCCACCCGCAAAGCCTGTTCCTTACCGGCCCCAACTTGCCCCACAACTGGATCAGCCAGGTGGAGGAAGACGAAGTGGTGCCCAAGCGCGACATGTTGGTGAATTTCACCGATGAGTTGCTGGAAGGCGGCAGCCAGGTCTTCACTGAACTCAAGAGCCTCTCGCCGCTGTTGGAGCGGGCACAATACGGCATTGAGTTCCGCTGCCAAAAGACCATCGCCCAGGCGTTGACCTTGATGCAGCGCATCGAAGACACCCATGGGATGGCGCGGCTGGGGCATTTTTTTGTGCTGCTGGAGGCGCTCTGTGCCTGCGAGGACTACCAAGTGCTGTCGGGAGGAGCCACCGCGCAGTTGGCCGATGAGCACAGCATCGACAGGACCAACCGTGCGGTGGACTACATTTTTGCCCATTACGCGCGGGAATTGTCCCTGGAAGAAGTCGCACACTACCTGGGGATGAAACCCACCTACTTTTCCCGGGTGTTCAAGCAAGCCACCGGCCGCACCTTCATCGAGTTCGTCAATCGCCTGCGGATCAGCAAGTCCTGCGAACTGCTGGCCGATGGCGATAAGGCCGTGACCGATGTGTGCTTCGAGTCGGGCTTCAACAACATCTCCAATTTCAACCGGCGCTTCCAGCAGCTCAAAGGCATGACGCCGTCGCATTACCGACGCCTGGCGGTACAGCGCCTGACCGAGCAGAACCTGGCCTGA
- the tpx gene encoding thiol peroxidase has protein sequence MAQVTLKGNPVQVEGQLPQIGSQALDFSLTAGDLSDVTLATFAGKRKVLNIFPSVDTPTCATSVRKFNAQANELNNTVVLCISTDLPFAQARFCGAEGLENVKSLSDFRSADFAVDYGVSIADGALKGLTARAVVVLDENDKVLHSELVGEIAEEPNYEAALAVLK, from the coding sequence ATGGCTCAAGTCACCCTCAAAGGCAACCCGGTCCAGGTTGAAGGCCAGTTGCCGCAAATCGGTAGCCAGGCCCTCGACTTTTCCCTGACCGCAGGCGATCTGTCGGACGTCACCCTGGCGACTTTCGCCGGCAAGCGCAAAGTACTGAACATCTTCCCAAGCGTTGACACCCCGACCTGCGCCACGTCGGTACGCAAGTTCAATGCCCAGGCCAACGAGCTGAACAACACCGTTGTACTGTGCATCTCCACCGACCTGCCATTTGCCCAGGCGCGTTTCTGCGGCGCCGAAGGCCTGGAAAACGTGAAGAGTCTGTCGGACTTCCGCAGCGCCGATTTTGCCGTTGACTACGGTGTATCCATTGCCGACGGCGCCCTCAAGGGCCTGACCGCCCGCGCCGTGGTGGTACTGGACGAAAACGACAAGGTGCTGCACAGCGAGCTGGTTGGCGAAATCGCCGAAGAGCCAAACTACGAAGCGGCCCTGGCTGTACTGAAGTAA
- a CDS encoding carbohydrate ABC transporter permease — translation MNTSKSRLRNPGWFLVSPSVALLLLWMIVPLGMTLYFSLIRYNLLYPGENQFVGLENFTYFITDSGFLPGATNTLLLVGSVLLISVVLGVLISALLEASEFFGRGLVRVLLISPFFIMPTVGALIWKNLIFHPVSGVLAALWKLFGAQPVDWLAHYPLLSIIIIVSWQWLPFAILILMTAMQSLDQEQKEAARLDGAGPIAIFWHLTLPHLARPIAVVVMIETIFLLSVFAEIFTTTNGGPGYASTNLAYLIYNQALVQFDVGMASAGGLIAVVIANIAAIILVRMLGKNLTDKP, via the coding sequence ATGAATACGTCTAAAAGCCGCCTGCGCAACCCCGGCTGGTTCCTGGTCAGCCCCTCGGTGGCCCTGTTGCTGCTGTGGATGATCGTGCCGCTGGGCATGACCCTGTACTTTTCGCTGATCCGCTACAACCTGCTCTACCCCGGCGAAAACCAATTCGTGGGCCTGGAGAACTTCACTTACTTCATCACCGACTCGGGCTTTCTGCCCGGCGCCACCAATACCTTGTTGCTGGTGGGCAGCGTACTGCTGATCAGCGTGGTGCTGGGGGTGTTGATCAGTGCCTTACTGGAGGCCAGTGAGTTTTTCGGCCGCGGGCTGGTACGGGTGCTGCTGATCTCGCCGTTTTTCATCATGCCCACCGTCGGTGCGCTGATTTGGAAGAACCTGATTTTCCACCCGGTGTCCGGCGTGCTGGCGGCGCTGTGGAAGCTGTTTGGCGCGCAGCCGGTGGACTGGCTGGCGCACTACCCGCTGCTGTCGATCATCATCATCGTGTCCTGGCAATGGCTGCCCTTCGCCATCCTGATCCTGATGACTGCCATGCAGTCCCTGGACCAGGAACAGAAAGAAGCGGCACGCCTGGACGGTGCCGGCCCGATTGCGATCTTCTGGCACCTGACCCTGCCGCACCTAGCCCGGCCCATCGCCGTGGTGGTGATGATCGAAACCATCTTCCTGCTCTCGGTGTTCGCCGAAATCTTCACCACCACCAACGGCGGCCCTGGCTACGCCTCGACCAACCTCGCCTACCTGATCTACAACCAGGCGCTGGTGCAGTTCGATGTGGGCATGGCCTCGGCCGGCGGCTTGATTGCCGTGGTCATTGCCAATATCGCGGCGATCATCCTGGTGCGGATGCTCGGCAAAAACCTGACTGACAAGCCTTGA
- a CDS encoding glycosyltransferase, with product MKSQPATHVLVIGYVWPEPRSSAAGGHMMQILESFLAQGWAITFSSPAAIGEHKADLAALGIRECAIELNNCSFDDFIRELAPDIVLFDRFMMEEQFGWRVEKHCPDALRVLETSDLQSLRDARQQRLKDYLKQQPHADDFSPVFAPALDEEFQRMADTDLAKREIAAIYRCDISLMISDVEIQLLTEQFKVPAALLHWCPLMIDAPSEGFIPYEDRAHFLSIGNFRHAPNWDAVLWMKNSLWPLIRQQLPGAQLHIYGAYTPPKATALHNPAQGFHVMNWAEDALQVMSAARICLGPLRFGAGIKGKLADGMLCGTPSITTPIGAEGMTDGQPWPGTVAQSATALAAAAVALYEDRQAWTEAQANGRALLARRFAPQVHGPALVERLQHCLGELAQHRRNNFTGSMLRHHLHKSTQYMAQWIEAKNRAL from the coding sequence TTGAAAAGTCAGCCTGCCACCCACGTCCTGGTTATCGGTTACGTCTGGCCGGAGCCCCGCTCCTCGGCCGCCGGCGGGCATATGATGCAGATCCTGGAAAGTTTTCTGGCGCAAGGCTGGGCCATCACCTTCAGCAGCCCGGCCGCTATCGGTGAACACAAGGCTGACCTGGCGGCACTGGGTATCCGCGAATGCGCCATCGAGCTCAATAACTGCAGTTTCGACGACTTTATCCGTGAACTGGCCCCGGATATCGTGTTGTTCGATCGCTTTATGATGGAGGAGCAGTTCGGCTGGCGGGTGGAGAAGCATTGCCCGGATGCCCTGCGCGTCCTGGAAACCTCGGACTTGCAAAGCCTGCGCGATGCCCGCCAGCAGCGCCTGAAAGACTACCTGAAGCAGCAGCCACACGCGGATGACTTCAGCCCCGTGTTCGCCCCGGCCCTGGACGAAGAGTTCCAGAGGATGGCCGATACCGACCTGGCCAAGCGCGAGATCGCGGCGATCTACCGCTGTGATATCAGCCTGATGATTTCCGATGTGGAGATCCAACTGCTCACCGAACAGTTCAAGGTGCCCGCCGCCCTGCTCCACTGGTGCCCGTTGATGATCGACGCCCCCAGCGAGGGGTTTATCCCCTATGAGGACCGCGCGCATTTCCTGAGCATCGGTAACTTCCGCCACGCCCCCAACTGGGATGCGGTGCTCTGGATGAAAAACAGCCTCTGGCCGTTGATTCGCCAGCAGCTCCCCGGCGCCCAGTTGCACATCTATGGTGCCTACACCCCCCCCAAGGCCACCGCGCTGCACAATCCGGCCCAGGGTTTTCATGTGATGAACTGGGCCGAGGACGCCCTGCAAGTGATGTCGGCTGCGCGCATCTGCCTGGGCCCGTTGCGCTTCGGTGCCGGGATCAAGGGCAAGCTGGCCGATGGCATGCTCTGCGGCACCCCGAGCATTACCACCCCCATCGGCGCCGAAGGCATGACCGACGGGCAGCCCTGGCCCGGGACGGTCGCCCAGAGCGCCACGGCCCTGGCCGCCGCCGCCGTGGCGCTATACGAAGATCGGCAAGCCTGGACCGAGGCCCAGGCCAATGGCCGTGCGCTGCTGGCCCGTCGCTTTGCCCCGCAGGTCCACGGGCCCGCACTGGTTGAACGCCTGCAACATTGCCTGGGCGAACTGGCGCAGCACCGGCGCAACAACTTTACCGGCAGCATGTTGCGCCACCACCTGCATAAAAGTACCCAGTACATGGCGCAGTGGATCGAGGCAAAAAACCGCGCTCTTTAA
- a CDS encoding MdtA/MuxA family multidrug efflux RND transporter periplasmic adaptor subunit, which translates to MVDQSMQSSPRSSRRWLFGLLVLLVVAFLCWKFWPTGTAQKEAPAARTSKTGMMRPGFGGSGAAVPVRVAPAVAGDFPVYYKALGTVTALNTINVRSRVGGELVKIAFEEGQMVKAGDLLAEIDPRSYQNALLQAQGTLMQNQAQLKNAQVDLERYRGLYEQDSIAKQTLDTAAALVLQYQGTVKTNQGAVDDAKLNLEFTKIRAPISGRVGLRQLDVGNLVAANDTTALAIITQTQPISVAFTLPENTLQTVLARYRGGNKLPVQAWDRGDLQLQATGVLQSLDNQIDVTTGTLKFKARFDNHDQVLFPNQFVNVRLLADTLKNVVLVPSAAIQFGTNGTFVYALDGDKKVKIRTLVIGETDGQNTVVKEGLAAGDRVVLEGTDRLKDGTDVEVVNDSNQVPTGPTEHLQGKPAAQGEGSPAADAGKAQKAGA; encoded by the coding sequence ATGGTTGATCAATCCATGCAATCGTCCCCCCGTAGTTCCCGCCGCTGGCTGTTTGGCTTGCTCGTCCTGTTGGTTGTTGCCTTCCTGTGCTGGAAATTCTGGCCGACCGGCACCGCCCAGAAGGAGGCCCCGGCAGCCAGGACCAGCAAGACCGGGATGATGCGTCCCGGCTTCGGCGGCTCGGGTGCGGCGGTGCCGGTACGTGTCGCACCCGCGGTCGCAGGGGATTTCCCGGTGTACTACAAGGCACTGGGGACGGTGACGGCCTTGAACACCATCAATGTGCGCAGCCGGGTCGGGGGGGAGCTGGTCAAGATCGCCTTTGAAGAGGGGCAGATGGTCAAGGCCGGCGACCTGCTGGCGGAAATCGACCCGCGCAGTTATCAGAATGCCTTGCTCCAGGCCCAGGGCACACTGATGCAAAACCAGGCGCAATTGAAAAACGCTCAGGTTGACCTTGAGCGTTATCGCGGCCTCTACGAACAGGACAGCATCGCCAAGCAGACCCTGGACACCGCTGCCGCGCTGGTCCTGCAATACCAGGGCACGGTCAAGACCAACCAGGGGGCGGTGGATGACGCCAAGCTCAACCTTGAGTTCACCAAGATCCGTGCGCCGATTTCCGGGCGCGTTGGCTTGCGCCAGTTGGACGTCGGTAACCTGGTGGCGGCTAATGACACCACCGCCCTGGCGATCATCACCCAGACCCAGCCAATCAGCGTGGCGTTCACCTTGCCGGAAAACACCCTGCAAACCGTACTGGCCCGCTATCGCGGTGGCAACAAGCTGCCGGTGCAGGCCTGGGACCGTGGCGACCTGCAACTGCAAGCCACCGGTGTGCTGCAAAGCCTGGACAACCAGATCGACGTCACCACCGGCACCCTGAAATTCAAGGCGCGCTTCGATAACCACGACCAGGTGCTGTTCCCCAACCAGTTCGTCAACGTGCGGCTGCTGGCCGACACCCTGAAAAACGTGGTGCTGGTACCTTCGGCCGCGATCCAGTTCGGCACCAATGGCACCTTTGTCTACGCCCTGGACGGTGACAAGAAGGTCAAGATTCGCACCCTGGTGATTGGTGAGACCGATGGCCAGAACACCGTGGTCAAGGAAGGCCTGGCCGCCGGCGATCGCGTAGTGCTGGAAGGCACCGATCGCCTGAAAGATGGCACCGATGTGGAAGTGGTCAACGACAGCAACCAGGTGCCCACCGGCCCGACCGAACACTTGCAGGGCAAACCCGCGGCACAAGGCGAAGGCAGCCCGGCGGCTGACGCCGGCAAGGCGCAAAAGGCCGGCGCATGA
- a CDS encoding ABC transporter substrate-binding protein — MNFSAKALLACTCMTLSAVSLGAQTLTIATVNNSDMIRMQKLSKTFEAEHPDITLNWVVLEENVLRQRLTTDIATQGGQFDVLTIGMYEAALWGAKGWLEPMKDLPASYDLDDVFPSVRDGLSVKGSLYALPFYAESSITYYRTDLFKAAGLNMPAHPTWVQIGEFAQKLTDKSKEQYGLCLRGKAGWGENMALITTLANGYGARWFDEKWQPEFNGPEWKDALNFYVDNMKKSGPPGASSNGFNENLALFNSGKCAIWVDASVAGSFVTDKTQSKVADHVGFTFAPQQVTDKGTSWLYSWSLAIPASSKAKDAAKVFSAWATSKEYGALAAKTDGIANVPPGTRASTYSEQYMQAAPFAKVTLESLKVADPTKPTVKPVPYIGIQLVTIPEFQAIGTQVGKFFSGALTGQQSVDQALAAAQTTTVREMKRAGYPK; from the coding sequence ATGAATTTCTCAGCAAAAGCTCTGCTTGCCTGTACCTGCATGACCCTCAGCGCCGTCAGCCTTGGCGCGCAAACCCTGACCATTGCCACCGTCAACAACAGCGACATGATCCGCATGCAAAAGCTCTCGAAAACCTTCGAGGCCGAGCATCCGGACATCACGTTGAACTGGGTGGTGCTCGAAGAGAATGTGCTGCGCCAACGCCTGACGACTGACATTGCGACCCAGGGCGGGCAGTTCGATGTGCTGACCATCGGCATGTACGAAGCCGCACTCTGGGGCGCCAAGGGCTGGCTGGAGCCGATGAAGGATCTGCCGGCCTCCTACGACCTGGACGACGTGTTCCCTTCGGTGCGCGACGGCCTTTCGGTCAAGGGCTCGCTGTACGCCCTGCCGTTCTATGCCGAAAGCTCCATCACCTACTACCGCACTGACCTGTTCAAGGCTGCCGGGCTGAACATGCCAGCGCATCCGACCTGGGTGCAGATTGGCGAGTTTGCGCAAAAGCTCACCGACAAGAGCAAGGAGCAATACGGCCTGTGCCTGCGCGGCAAGGCCGGCTGGGGTGAGAACATGGCCCTGATCACCACCCTGGCCAATGGCTATGGCGCGCGTTGGTTCGATGAGAAGTGGCAACCCGAATTCAATGGTCCTGAGTGGAAGGACGCGCTGAACTTCTATGTCGACAACATGAAGAAGTCCGGCCCACCCGGCGCCTCGAGTAACGGCTTCAATGAAAACCTGGCGCTGTTCAACAGCGGCAAATGCGCGATCTGGGTGGATGCCAGCGTCGCCGGCTCGTTTGTCACCGACAAGACCCAGAGCAAAGTCGCCGACCACGTGGGTTTCACCTTTGCCCCGCAGCAGGTCACCGACAAAGGCACCTCGTGGCTGTATTCCTGGTCCCTGGCGATCCCGGCCAGCTCCAAGGCCAAGGACGCCGCCAAGGTCTTCAGTGCCTGGGCGACGTCCAAGGAGTACGGCGCGCTGGCGGCCAAGACCGATGGCATCGCCAATGTGCCGCCAGGCACCCGCGCCTCAACCTACAGCGAGCAATACATGCAGGCCGCCCCCTTTGCCAAGGTGACGCTGGAGTCGTTGAAAGTCGCGGACCCGACCAAACCGACCGTCAAGCCCGTGCCCTACATCGGTATCCAGTTGGTGACCATTCCCGAGTTCCAGGCCATTGGTACCCAGGTGGGCAAGTTCTTCTCCGGCGCCCTGACCGGCCAGCAGAGCGTGGACCAGGCCCTGGCGGCGGCGCAAACCACCACCGTGCGGGAAATGAAGCGCGCCGGCTACCCCAAATAG
- a CDS encoding carbohydrate ABC transporter permease: MTLQQSRRLQSLLLGTLAWAIAIVIFFPIFWMVLTSFKTEIDAFATPPQFIFTPTLENYLHINERSNYASFAWNSVVISFSATALCLLIAVPAAYSMAFYETQRTKGTLLWMLSTKMLPPVGVLMPIYLLAKSMGLLDTRIALIIIYTLINLPIVVWMVYTYFKDIPKDILEAARLDGATLWQEMVRVLLPIAKGGLASTVLLSLILCWNEAFWSLNLTSSNAAPLTALIASYSSPEGLFWAKLSAVSTLACAPILIFGWISQKQLVRGLSFGAVK; the protein is encoded by the coding sequence ATGACACTTCAACAATCCCGCCGCCTGCAAAGCCTGTTGCTCGGCACCCTGGCCTGGGCCATCGCGATCGTGATTTTCTTCCCGATCTTCTGGATGGTGCTTACCAGTTTCAAGACCGAAATCGACGCCTTTGCCACGCCGCCGCAATTTATATTCACGCCCACCCTTGAGAACTACCTGCACATCAACGAGCGCAGCAACTACGCAAGCTTCGCCTGGAACTCGGTGGTGATTTCCTTCAGCGCCACCGCCTTGTGCCTGCTGATTGCGGTGCCGGCGGCCTACTCCATGGCGTTCTACGAAACCCAGCGCACCAAGGGCACGCTGCTGTGGATGCTGTCGACCAAGATGCTGCCCCCGGTGGGCGTGCTGATGCCCATCTACCTGCTGGCCAAGAGCATGGGCCTTCTGGATACGCGCATCGCGCTGATCATCATCTACACCCTGATCAACCTGCCGATTGTGGTGTGGATGGTTTACACCTACTTCAAGGATATCCCCAAGGACATCCTCGAAGCCGCCCGCCTGGACGGCGCCACCCTGTGGCAGGAAATGGTGCGGGTGCTGCTGCCCATCGCCAAGGGCGGCCTGGCCTCCACCGTGTTGCTGTCGCTGATCCTGTGCTGGAACGAGGCGTTCTGGTCGCTGAACCTGACCTCCTCGAATGCCGCGCCGTTGACTGCATTGATCGCCTCCTACTCCAGCCCCGAAGGTTTGTTCTGGGCCAAATTGTCCGCCGTCTCGACCCTGGCTTGCGCGCCGATCCTGATCTTCGGCTGGATCAGCCAGAAGCAACTGGTGCGCGGCCTGTCCTTCGGCGCAGTGAAATAA
- a CDS encoding ABC transporter ATP-binding protein, with protein MANLKIKNLQKGFEGFSIIKGIDLQVNDKEFVVFVGPSGCGKSTLLRLIAGLEEVTEGTIELDGRDITEVTPAKRDLAMVFQTYALYPHMSVRKNMSFALDLAGVDKQIVDSKVSEAARILELGPLLERKPKQLSGGQRQRVAIGRAIVRNPKIFLFDEPLSNLDAALRVQMRLELARLHKELQATMIYVTHDQVEAMTLADKVVVLNSGRIEQVGSPLELYHQPANLFVAGFLGTPKMGFLKGRVTRVDGQGCDVQLEAGTLISLPLSSASLSVGSAVTLGIRPEHLELAAPGDTTLTVTADVGERLGSDTFCHVLTANGEPLTLRIRGDMASQYGETLQLHLNPAHCHLFDTDGVAVARPLRAAA; from the coding sequence ATGGCCAACCTGAAAATCAAGAATCTGCAAAAAGGCTTCGAAGGCTTCTCCATCATCAAGGGCATCGACCTGCAAGTGAACGACAAGGAGTTCGTGGTGTTCGTCGGGCCGTCGGGCTGTGGCAAGTCAACCCTGCTGCGCCTGATTGCCGGCCTTGAGGAAGTGACAGAAGGCACCATCGAGCTCGATGGCCGGGATATCACCGAAGTGACCCCGGCCAAGCGCGACCTGGCCATGGTGTTCCAGACCTACGCGCTGTACCCGCATATGAGCGTGCGCAAGAACATGTCGTTTGCCCTGGACCTGGCCGGTGTGGACAAGCAGATCGTCGATAGCAAAGTCAGTGAAGCAGCACGCATCCTCGAGCTGGGGCCGCTGCTGGAGCGCAAGCCCAAGCAGCTGTCCGGCGGCCAGCGCCAGCGCGTGGCCATCGGCCGGGCGATTGTGCGCAACCCGAAGATCTTCCTGTTCGACGAGCCGCTGTCCAACCTCGACGCCGCCTTGCGCGTGCAAATGCGCCTGGAACTGGCGCGCCTGCATAAAGAACTGCAGGCCACCATGATTTACGTGACCCACGACCAGGTCGAAGCCATGACCCTGGCGGACAAGGTGGTGGTGCTCAATAGCGGGCGCATCGAACAGGTCGGCTCGCCGCTGGAGCTGTATCACCAGCCGGCCAACCTGTTTGTCGCGGGCTTTCTGGGGACGCCGAAAATGGGCTTTCTCAAGGGCCGGGTGACCCGTGTCGACGGCCAGGGCTGCGACGTGCAGCTGGAGGCCGGGACCCTGATCAGCCTGCCATTGAGCAGCGCCAGTTTGAGCGTCGGCAGCGCAGTGACCCTGGGCATTCGCCCCGAACACCTGGAGCTGGCGGCACCGGGCGATACCACCCTGACCGTCACCGCCGACGTTGGCGAACGCCTGGGCAGTGACACCTTCTGCCATGTGCTCACCGCCAATGGCGAGCCGCTGACCCTGCGGATCCGTGGCGATATGGCCAGCCAGTATGGCGAGACCCTGCAACTGCACCTGAACCCGGCGCACTGCCATCTGTTCGACACCGACGGTGTTGCCGTGGCTCGCCCACTGCGCGCCGCCGCCTGA
- a CDS encoding mannitol dehydrogenase family protein: MKLNKQNLTQLAPEVRLPAYTLADTRQGIAHIGVGGFHRAHQAYYTDALMNTGVGLDWSICGVGLRAEDRKARDDLAGQDYLFTLYELGDTDDTEVRVIGAISDMLLAQDGAQALIDKLASPQIRIVSLTITEGGYCIDDSNGEFMAHLPQIQHDLAHPDTPTTVFGFICAALTQRRAAGIPAFTVMSCDNLPHNGAVTRKALLAFAALRDADLHDWIQANVSFPNAMVDRITPMTSTAHRLQLHDEHGVDDAWPVVCEPFVQWVLEDKFVNGRPAWEQVGVQFTDDVTPYEEMKIGLLNGSHLALTYLGFLKGYRFVHETMNDPLFVAYMRAYMDLDVTPHLAPVPGIDLTEYKQTLVQRFSNQAIADQLERVCSDGSSKFPKFTVPTINRLIAEGRDTERAALVVAAWALYLQGVDENGVRYRIPDPRADFCEELVADDALISQRLLGVGEIFGTAIPNSAEFVAAFERCFASLRDNGVTETLKRLTH, encoded by the coding sequence ATGAAACTCAATAAGCAAAACCTCACGCAACTGGCGCCCGAAGTGCGCCTGCCCGCCTACACCCTCGCCGATACGCGCCAGGGCATCGCCCATATCGGCGTCGGCGGTTTCCATCGCGCGCACCAGGCGTACTACACCGACGCCCTGATGAACACTGGGGTCGGCCTCGACTGGAGCATCTGCGGCGTTGGCTTGCGCGCCGAAGACCGCAAGGCGCGGGATGACCTGGCCGGCCAGGACTATCTGTTCACCCTGTACGAACTGGGCGATACCGACGACACCGAAGTGCGTGTAATCGGTGCCATCAGCGACATGCTGCTGGCCCAAGACGGGGCCCAGGCGCTGATCGACAAACTGGCCAGCCCACAGATTCGCATCGTCTCGCTGACCATCACCGAGGGCGGCTACTGCATCGACGACAGCAACGGCGAGTTTATGGCCCATCTGCCGCAGATCCAGCACGACCTGGCCCACCCCGACACCCCCACCACGGTGTTCGGCTTTATCTGCGCAGCCCTGACCCAGCGCCGTGCTGCAGGCATCCCGGCGTTCACGGTGATGTCCTGCGATAACCTGCCGCACAACGGCGCCGTGACCCGCAAGGCGCTGCTGGCCTTCGCCGCGCTGCGCGACGCCGACCTGCACGACTGGATCCAGGCCAATGTGAGTTTTCCCAACGCCATGGTCGACCGCATCACACCGATGACCAGCACCGCGCACCGCCTGCAATTGCATGATGAACACGGCGTCGACGATGCCTGGCCAGTGGTGTGCGAACCCTTTGTGCAATGGGTGCTGGAAGACAAGTTCGTCAACGGCCGCCCGGCCTGGGAACAGGTGGGCGTGCAGTTCACCGATGACGTCACGCCCTATGAAGAAATGAAGATCGGCCTGCTCAACGGTAGCCACCTGGCCCTGACCTACCTGGGGTTTCTCAAGGGCTATCGGTTTGTCCACGAGACCATGAACGACCCGCTGTTTGTCGCCTATATGCGTGCCTACATGGACCTGGACGTGACCCCCCACCTGGCGCCAGTGCCGGGCATTGACCTGACCGAGTACAAGCAGACCCTGGTGCAGCGTTTTTCCAACCAGGCGATTGCCGATCAGTTGGAGCGGGTGTGTTCCGATGGTTCGTCGAAGTTTCCCAAATTCACCGTACCGACCATCAACCGCCTGATTGCCGAGGGCCGCGACACCGAGCGGGCGGCACTGGTGGTGGCGGCCTGGGCCTTGTACCTGCAGGGCGTGGATGAGAACGGCGTGCGCTACCGAATCCCCGACCCCCGCGCCGATTTCTGCGAGGAGCTGGTGGCGGATGACGCATTGATCAGTCAGCGGTTGCTGGGTGTAGGAGAGATTTTTGGCACGGCGATTCCCAACTCGGCGGAATTTGTGGCAGCGTTTGAGCGGTGTTTTGCCAGTTTGCGCGATAACGGTGTCACAGAGACCCTGAAACGACTTACCCACTGA